The genomic interval GCCTGACCATCCTGGGCGGCAAGCAGTTTTTCATCACCGGCTGCACCGAACCCTCGGGCCCGGGAGACAGCGACGGGCCGAAAGGCCCCGGCCGTGACGCATGAACGCCCGCACCCCCACTCCCTTCTCCTCGCCCGCCCCCGATTCGCCGATGCCGCGCTCCGTATGCAAGGCCGAGGCGCTATGGCGCGTCCTGCCCGATCTCGCGACCTTCGTGGCGCTCGTCGCGATCGTGACGCACGGCCTTTTGGAGGGCGCGCGAAACCTCGGCTACCACTGGCAATGGTACGCGGTGCCGCGCTTCATCCTGGAGACGGGCGAGGCCGGTCTCACGGCCGGACCGTTGCTTTCCGGTCTCGCCCTGACGCTTTGGATCGCCGCCCTGGCCCTGCCGTTGAGCTTCGTGATCGGCCTTTCGGCCTGCCTGCTCTCGCTTTCGAATTCCTTCACCGGCCGTCTGGTGGCGCGCTGCTATCTGGAGACCGTGCGTAACACTCCGCTCCTGATCCAGATATTCGTCGTCTATTTCGTCTTCGCGCCGCTTTTGGACATGGACCGGTTCTGGGCGGGCGTGATCGCCCTGGCCCTGTTCGAGGGGGCCTACGCCTCGGAGATCATGCGCGCGGGCATCGTCTCGCTGCCGCGCGGCCAATGGGAGGCCGCCTACAGCCTGGGACTCTCCACCCGCCAGGCCTACGCCAGGGTCATCCTGCCCCAGGCGCTTCGCCGTGCGCTGCCGCCGCTGACCGGCCAGACCGTGGCCCTGGTCAAGGATTCGGCGCTCTTGTCCATCATCTCGATCTTCGAGTTGACGTTTCAGGCGCAAAAAATCGTCTCCGACACATTCATGACCTTCGAAATATGGTTCACGGCGGCCGCGCTCTATCTGATCGTGACCTGCACCCTCTCGGCGCTCTCGCGGGCCCTGGAGAGGCGCGTGCGCGTGGAGGCTTGAGCATGGCGTTTCTGGTCGAACGAACCGAACCCGCCCGGCCCCCGGCCAAGCCGCTTGGCCCGGTCGTCGTCTCCGTGCGGGGCGTGCGCAAGTCTTTCGAGCGTGGGCAGTGCGCCTTGTGCGGGGTGGACCTCGACGTGCGTCAGGGCGAGGTGGTGGTGGTTATCGGCCCTTCGGGCTCGGGCAAGTCCACGCTCTTGCGCATGATAAACGGCCTGGAGAGCCCTGACGCGGGCCGGGTCGTCGTGGATGGGATCGATGTCGAGGCATCGCGCGCGAACCGCGATCTGGTGCGAAGGCGGGTGGGCATGGTCTTTCAGCATTTCAACCTCTTTCCGCACCTGAGCGTGCTTGAGAACGTGAACCTCGCGCAGCGGCTGGCCCAGGGCAAGAGCCGGGCCGAGGCCACGGCTGCTAGTCGCGAATTGCTCGACCGCGTGGGACTCTTGGACAAGGCGGACAGTTATCCCTCGGCGCTCTCCGGTGGGCAGCAACAGCGCACGGCCATCGCTCGGGCCCTGGCGCTTCGGCCCAGGATCATGCTCTTCGACGAGGCCACGAGCGCCCTCGATCCGGAAGTCATCGGCGAGGTTCTGGAGGTCATGCGCGGCTTGGCCGCAGAGGGCATGACCATGATCGTCGTGACCCACGAGATGGGCTTCGCCCGCGAGGCCGGGGACCGCATCGTGTTCATGGACCAGGGCGCGGTAGTGGAGGAGGGTATGGCGGCCGAATTCTTCCTCGCCCCGCGCGAGGAGCGCACCAGACGCTTCCTGAGCCAGATCCTCTAGGCAAATCGTCCGGACGCGCGACGCATACGCCGTGCGTCCCGGAATCAGACGTACGACAAGGAGAACGACATGAGACGCACGACTATCATCATCGCCTGCCTGCTGGCCATTCTCGCGGCGCTGCCCGCCATGGCCGACGTGCGGCGCGACCTGACCGAGGCCGGGACCATGGAGCAGGTCTTTCGGCGCGGCGTGTTGCGCGTGGGCATGGACATCTTCGAGCCCTGGGCCATGAAAGACAAGAACGGCGAGTTCATCGGCTTCGAGATCGACGTGGCCCGGCGGCTGGCCGGGGATCTCGGGGTCAGGCTCGAACTCGTGCCCACCAAGTGGGACGGCATCATCCCGGCGCTTTTGACCGGCAAGTTCGACGTCATCATCGGCGGCATGAGCATCCGGGCCGATCGCGCCAAGAAGGTCAATTTCACCATCCCATACGACGTCTCGGGCATGTCTATCGTGGCCAACACGCAGCGCCTGCCCGGCAAGACGCGTATCGAGGATTTCGACGACCCCTCCGTGACCGTGGCGGCCCGCGCGGGCACCACGGCGGCCAAGGCGGCCGAGAAATTCCTGCCCAAGGCCAAGCTGCTGCTCTTCAACGACGAGCCGCAGGCCGTACAGGAAGTGCTCTCCGGCCGCGCCCAGGCTTTCGTCTCCATGGCGCCCAAACCCGCCTTCGAGGCCATCGCCAATCCCGGCAAGCTCTATCTGCCCTTTTCCGGCACTTTCACCAGCGAGCCCAACGCCATGGCCCTGCGCAAGGGCGATCCCGACTCCCTGAATCTGCTGGACTCCTGGATCAGGGCTGTGGAGGCCGAGGGCTGGTTCAAGGAGCGTCGCCGGTATTGGTTCGAAACCCGCGACTGGGCGGATCAGTTGCCTTAGTGAAGGAACGGGCAGACCGTTAGCGGTCTGTGGAATGAGCCGACAGATATGCAGCCACTGACCAAAGTCCGTTCCACCAAGCTCGATGCCGTACTCCTGCCGCTATTGGCCGCAGTAGCGGGCTATGTGGTTTGGCTCTTCGCCGTGGACCTGGACTACCAGTGGCGCTGGTCCTCGGTGCTGACCATGTTCGCGCGGCGCGATCCCGAGACCGGGGCGCTCGTGGCCAATATCCTGACTCAGGGGCTTTTGACCACGCTCAAGCTCTCGGTCTGGTCCATGGGGTTGGCCCTGATCGTCGGCACGCTCATGGGCGTGGCCGGATCGGCCGTAGCCGGTCCGGGCCGCCGCCGGGGGCGGCTCTTTTGGCGGCTCGTCGCGGGCAGCTACGTGACCTTCGTGCGCAACACGCCGCCGCTCGTGCTCATCTTCCTCTTCTACTTCTTCATCGGCGACCAGATCATGGCCTGGCTCGGCGTGGAGGATATGGCGCGCGGGCTCTCCGCCCCCTGGCAGGAGACGCTGGCCTTTTGGGCCGCGCCGCCCGCGCGCTTCACGGCCTTCTGCTCGGCCGTACTCACCCTGGCGCTCTACGAGGGCGCCTACATTGCCGAGATCGTGCGCGCAGGCATTCTCTCCGTGGAACGCGGCCAGTGGGAAGCGGCCTACGCGCTCGGCCTCTCGCCGCGCCAGAGGTTGGTGCGCGTGGTGCTGCCGCAAGCATTTCGGCGCTCCGTGCCCTCCCTGGCCGGGCAGTTCATCGCCACCATCAAGGCCTCGTCCATCGTCTCGGTCATCTCCATCCCGGAGCTGACCTTCCAGGCCATGGCGGTCATGGCTTCGACCTCGCGCGTCTACGAGGTCTGGCTGACCGTTTTCGCCTGCTACCTGGCCCTTTGCCTCTCGCTCTCCCTTGCCTCGCGGCGGCTCGAAGCGTGGTTCGCGCGGCGGGGATGACCCGCCCCGGCGCGCAGAAGCGTGTTGACATGGCGCGGCAAGCCGATACGATGCCCCATTCTTCCATACATTGACAGATCACAAACGAGGAACAGCGAATGCCTACGGATTCCATAAAGTTCTGGGGACTTACCACCTGTATCCACTGCAAGAAGGCCAAGCAGTTCCTCGACGACTGCGGGGTGGCTTACGAACTGACATACGTGGACAAGCTCGAAGGCGACGAGCGCAAGCAGACCATCGAGGAAGTGAAAAAGCACAACTCCGCCCTGTCCTTTCCCACCATACTGGTGGGCGACACGGTGGTCGTGGGCTTCAATGAGGCCGATCTGAAGGCCGCACTGAAGCTATAGTCGAGAGAAGAAAGGAAAGGGAGCGGCTGACCGCGCCCGAATACGCCCAGGTACGCAAACGTACGCGCTGATCAGCCGATCCGGATGCGCCCGCTCGCAAGAGACGCACGGGTGCTGCCGGGGCAGGGGGGTATCTTCATGGACGCCAAGGAACTCTACGCCAGGCTCAAGCCCTTGCAGGAAAAGCAGGGTTTCCTCTTTAATCCTGACGAGTCCTACACCATGCCACTGCTGGAAGGGCTTTTGGTGAACAAGGAGCGCTACGGCTACATGGCCTGCCCCTGCCGCTTGGCCACTGGGCAGTACGACAAGGACCGCGATATCATCTGTCCCTGCGCCTACCGGGCCGACGACGTGGCCGAGTACGGGGCCTGCTACTGCGCGCTCTACGTCTCCGAAGCCTACCGCGACGGCAGGATCGAGAGGCGCACCGTGCCCGAGCGACGTCCGGCGGACAAGGTCCAGGAAGCTTTCGAAGCCGCGCTCGGTTGTTGACCGGGCCGCATCCATCCCGCAGGAGGCCGTCCGTGTCCAGGCTCGTTTCCTTCCTTGCGCGTCCGTTTTCGGGCCGCTCGGCCATCGTCCTGTTCAATCTGGCGATCATGGCCATCGCCTTCGACATCCTGTGGGACATGGTGCCCCTGGTCCTAAGCGCCGCCGACGACATCGACGAACTCGAACGAGTTTCCGACGGCCTGGGCACGATCCTCATCGCCTACGGCGTGCTGGCGGAGGAGCGCGAATCGCTGATGAAGTTCGCACGGCTCTATCCGGCCATGCTTTCGCCCGTGCAGGAGCGGCTGGACCATCTGAGCCACGGCTACGGCATGTGCTTTCTGGTCATCGGCCTGTTCATGGAGATGGGCGTGCAACTGGTCAAGATCCCGGACGCCATCCTCGACACGCAGGGGCTCGAAGCCCTGATCTTCGGCGTGAACGCCTTTTTCATCGCCCTGACCCTGGCGCTCATGACGCGTTTCACCTGGCGCGTGCTACGCGCGAAGGCCCAGGCGCCGGCCGTCGCCCCGGCCGAGGCCTGATGCCGGAAGTACTCGCGTGTTCAAGCTCCGTTTTCGCCGTCCGGGCTTGCAGCCTGGGCGCGGCATGGCTATGACGACGAAATCATGAGCGAATACGACGTCACTTCCCTTGTCGGCGGTTCCGTGGGGCGCGTGGAGAAGCGCTTCGCCACCCTGGCCGAACCGCCGCACACCCTGCGCCTGGAATGCGGCCGCGAGATCGGCCCCGTGACCCTTGCCTACGAGACCTGGGGCGAGCTTTCGCCCGAGGGCGACAATTGCGTGCTCGTTTGCCACGCCCTGACCGGCGATTCGCACGCCGCAGGCTACTACACTAGCGAGGACCAAAAGCCCGGCTGGTGGGATATCATGATCGGGCCGGGCAAGCCCATAGACACCGACAGATATTTCGTGGTCTGCTCCAACGTGCTGGGAAGCTGCATGGGCTCCACCGGCCCGGCCTCCATCAAGCCCGGCACGGACGAATTCTGGGGCATGGATTTCCCCATCGTGACCATCGGCGACATGGTCGAGGCGCAGCGGCTGCTTCTCGATAACCTGGGCGTGAAGCGCCTGCTCTCGGTCGTGGGCGGCTCCGTGGGCGGCATGCAGGTGCTCGAATGGTCGGTGCGTTATCCCGAGCGCGTGGCCTCGGCCATCCCCTTGGCCACCACCTGCGAGCACTCGGCCCTTGCCATCGCCTTCAACGAGGTCGCGCGCCAGGCCATCATGGCCGATCCCGCCTGGAACGAAGGGGCCTATCACGGCGGGCCCTTCCCGGATTACGGCCTGGCCGTGGCGCGCATGGTCGGCCACGTGACCTATCTTTCCGACGAGGCCATGCGCCGCAAGTTCGGCCGCAACCTTCAGGATCGCTGCAGCCTGACCTACCGCTTCGAGCCCGAATTCCAGGTGGAGAGCTACCTGCGCCACCAGGGCCGCAAGTTCACCGAGCGCTTCGACGCCAACACCTTCCTCTACCTGACCAAGGCGGCCGACTACTTCAGCCTGGCCCAGGCCTGGGGCGGCGGCTCGCTGACCCGCGCCTTCTCGCGTGCCGCCTGCCGCTATCTGGTGGCCTCGTTCACCTCGGACTGGCTTTATCCGACCTACCAGTCGCGGGCCATGGTCCAGGCCATGAAGAAGAACGGCCTGCAGGTCAGCTTCTGCGAGATCACGGCCGACCTTGGGCACGACGCCTTCCTGCTGCCCAGCGCCCGGCTCAACTCCCTGATCACGGGCTTTTTGACGGACACTCTGGCCAGGGTGCGGGAGGGCGGCGATGCGCTTTGATCTTTCGGTCATCGCCCAGTGGGTGGAGCCCGGCGCGCGGGTTTTGGACCTTGGCTGCGGCGCGGGCGTGCTGCTCGATCATCTGACGCGCGAGAAGGGCGTGCGCGGCACGGGCGTCGAGATCGACGAGGAGAAGGCCTCGGCCGCCATCGCCAAGGGTCTCACCGTGCTGCACGGCGACATCTTCGCCGAGATCGCGGACTACCCGGACCAGTCCTTCGACTACGTGATCCTCTCCCAGACCCTGCAGCAGGTCTACGAGCCAGCCCGGCTCATCGGCGAGATGCTGCGCGTGGGGCGGCGGGGCATCGTCAGCTTCCCCAACTTCGCGGTCTGGTACAACCGCCTGATGTTCCTGCTTCTGGGCCGCGCGCCCGTCTCGCGCGAACTGCCCTACGAGTGGTACGACACGCCCAACATCCGGGTCATCCCGATCAAGGATTTCCGCCGTTTCTGTCGCAAGAAGGGCTTTGCCGTGCGCCGCGAGGTGACCATCACCACGCACCACCACGAAGAAGAAGGGCGAGTGGTGACTTTCCTGCCCAATCTTCGCGCATCCTACGGCATTTACATGCTCGAACGCTTTGCAGAGCGCTGAAAAGGCGCCGTCTGCGGCGTTGCTGCGAAAGCGCCGATCCCTCGTGTATATCTTTATACACGTCGGGCCCGGCGCTTTCTTGCGCCTTGCATCCGACGCCTTTTGAGCGCTCTGGCCGATGCTGAAAAAGCGTCGTCTGCGGCGTTGCTTCGAACCGGTCAAACCCTCGCGTATTGGCAATACGCGTCGGCTTCGGCGCTTTCGGAGCGCTCTGAGGAGTGGCGTTGCAAAAATATCGAGCCCGGCGGGAGGATGGTTCTCCCGCCGGGCTCGTTTTTGATGTGTGGTCGAAAAGGCGTGCGGCTACAGCGCCTCGCGCAGGCACGCGCCCAGGCGCTTGATGCCCTCGTTGATGCGCTCGGGCGTGGAGTTGGAGAAGTTCAGCCTGAAGGCGTTGTCCGTGCCGTCCACGTAGAAGGGCCTGCCCGGCACGAAGGCCACGTTGCAGGCGATGGTCTTCTCGAAGAGCGCCGACGCGGAGACGCCCTCGGGCAGTTCGCACCACAGGAACATGCCGCCCTCGGGCCGCGAGGCCGTGACCTCCACGGGAAAGTGCTTCTCGATGGCCTCGACCATGCAGTCGCGGCGCTCGCCGTATTCCTTGCGGATCAGCGCGATGTGCTCGTCGAGGTCGGTGTCCGCCAGGAAGCGCGCCAGCACGCGCTGCGTGAAGGTGGAGGTGTGCAGATCCGAGGCCTGCTTGGCCGTGACCAAATGATGCATGAGCGCGGGCTTGGCAGCGATCCAGCCCAGCCGCAGCCCCGGAGCCACGATCTTGGAGAACGAGCCCATGAGCACGGCCCGCTCGTCGTCGAAAAAGGCCCGCACGGGCGGCATGTCGTGGCCCAGGAAGCGCAGTTCGCCGTAGGGGTTGTCCTCCAGCAGCACCGCGTTCGAGGCGGCCAGCAGGCGGGCGGCCTCCTGGCGCGTGGTTAGATCCCAGGCCGTGGAGGAGGGGTTCTGGAAGGTCGGCACGACGTAGAAGAGACGCGCGCCTTCCTCCAGGCGCAGGGCGAGTTGTTCGAGGTCCGGCCCCGAGGGGGTCAGGTCCACGGTCGAGAATTCCACGCCGAACATGGAGAAGCACTGGATGGCTCCCAGATAGCCCGGCCGCTCGATGAGCACGGTGTCGCCCTCGTCGAGCAGGGTCTTGGCGATCAGGTCCAATCCCTGCTGCGATCCCGAGGTGATGAGGATTTCCTCGGGCGGGATGTCCAGGCCCCATTTTTCGCGATAGCGGCGCGAGATGAACTCGCGAAGCGGAGGAAAGCCCTCGGTGGTGGAGTATTGCAGCGCCTGCGGCCCGGCCTCGTCGAGCACGGCCTGGGTCGCTTCGGCGAAGCCGCGCACCGGGAAGTGGTCGGGGCTTGGCAGGCCGCCCGCGAAGGAGATGACCTCGGGCCGTTGCGTGACCTTGAGGATTTCGCGGATGTAGGACCGTCGGACATTGGCCATGCGCCGGGAAAATTGCATAGGGCGTCTCCGGATGAAGGCGAATGACGCGGAATCTGCACCGGCCCCGCGCGAAAGGCAAGCGGGATGTTTGCCCCGGCCGGGCCTGAAGTCCTCAGGCGTCGGGATTTTTGCCGCGCGCGGCGGCCTTGAGGGCGCTGTCCACGATGAAGGCGGAGCGGGTCATGCCGCGTGACTTGGCCGCCCGGTCGATGATGTTGCGCACGTAGACCGGCATGGTGACGTTCACGGGGCGGGCCTTTTTTTCCAGGAAGGAGAGGTCGATCTCCACCATGACCACGGCCCCGTCCCTGGCCTCCTCGCTGGCGAGGACGACGTCAAGGGGAGAGGGCGGGGGGGGCGCGTTCTCGGTGTCCTCGAAGAAGAGCTCGACCGCTTCCTGCGCGCCGGTCTCAAGTTCTTCCATGGTGTCGCCAGCAGTGAAGGATCCGGGAAAATCGGGGATGGTCGCGCTGAATCCGGGCGTGTCCGGGTCGGTATGCACGATGATGGGATACTTCATGGCTTTTCCTCGCTGCCGTTGGCCGGTCATTGCTGGAGTGTGACGCCCGACTGGCGTTCGATGTTGCGCAAGGTCCCCTTCTTGATGTCCTTTCGGGGATCGGGAACGATGGTTGTTCGTCCGTCGGGATGGCGCATCTTGAGGTGGCTGCCTTTCTTGGCGACTTGCTGAAACCCGGCCTGCTCCAGCTTCCTGATCACCTCGCGGCTCGTCATGCGGGAAAGATACGCATTATGCGCATTGCGGTCAAGGACGCGCATGCCTATGCATTGTGACACAGGGCGGCGGCCTGAAGGCCTATCTTCGCAGCAAACCGTACTTCTTGAGCTTGTATTGCAGCGTGCGGCGGCTGATGCCCAGAGCCTCGGCGGTCTTTTCGCGGTGGCCGCCGTGGACCGCCAGCGCGCGCTCGATGGCCTCGCGCTCCACGTCGTCCAGCGAGCCCGAGCCCCGCGCTCCCAGTTCGCGCAGCGAAGCGAGACCCCCCCCGGACGGACGATCCGCACCCACGTCTTTTCGCGTGCGGCCCTGATCCGGCGCAGCCTCGCCCAGCCCACCCCAGGCGCGCACGATCTGCGGCGGCAAAAGGTCCGGGGTCAGGGTGTCGGCCCGGGCCAGGATCAATGCGCGTTCGAGCACGTTCTCCAATTCGCGCACGTTGCCCGGCCAGTTCCAGGAGAGCAGTGCATCCAGGAACGCGGGCGAGGGCTCGCGCACCTGCTTGCGGTTCTTTTCGCCCAGCTTGCGTAGAAGATGTGCGGCCAGAAGCGGAATGTCGTCGGGCCGCTCGCGCAGCGGCGGGATGGTCAGTTCCAGCACGGCCAGCCGGTAGTAAAGATCCTCGCGGAAGCGTCCGGCCTGGGCCTCGGCCTTGAGGTCTCGGTTGGTGGCGGCCAGAATGCGAACGTCCACGGGCACGGGCTTGACCCCGCCCAAGGGCTCGATCACGCGCTCCTGCAAGGCGCGCAGGAGCTTGGCCTGCAAGGCCTGCGGCAACTCGCCCACCTCGTCCAGAAAGATCGTGCCGCCGTCGGCAAGCTGGAAGCGGCCGGGTTTGTTGCTCACCGCGCCGGTGAAGGCCCCCTTGACGTAGCCGAAGAGTTCGGATTCCAGGAGGTCGCCGGGCAGGGCCGCGCAGTTCACGCGCACGAGCGGCCCGCGCGAGCGGTGGCTGGCCTGGTGCAGCATCTCGGCCACGAGCTCCTTGCCCGTGCCGGACTCGCCCTGGATCAGCACCGTGGCCTCGGCCGGGCCCACCTGGGCGATGACCTCGCGCAGGCGGTCCATGGACGGGCTTTGCCCCACCAGCACCGGGCCTTCGCTTCGGCCCTCGCGCAACAGGGCGTTCTCGCGCACCAGCCGGGCGAAATCGTAGGCCCGCTCCAGCACGGCAGCCAACTCGTCGTTGTCCACGGGTTTGGTCAGGTAGTCGTGCGCGCCGTGCTTCATGGCCTCCACTGCCGCGCCCACCGAGCCGAAGGCCGTGAGCATGATCACCGGCAGCCCCGGCCGCTGGGCCATGATCTCGGCCAGCACGGCCGAGCCGTCCATGTCCGGCATGCGCATGTCCAAAAGCACCACGTCCGGGTTGACGCTCAAAAGTCGGGCCAGCCCCTCGCGGCCGCCGCCAGCTTCTTCCACGCGCCAGCCCTTGTCCGTGAGCACCGCGCCGAGCATCAGGCGATGTCCCGGCTCGTCATCGATGACCAGCACCGTGCGTTCAGCCATGGTTCTCGCTCCCCTCGGCCGCTGCGTTCAAGATGATGTGCGCGCGCGTGCCTTCGTCCGGCGCGCTTTCGATCTCCAGCCGCCCGCCCCAGGATTCCACGATTCCCTGGACGATGGACAGCCCAAGGCCCGTGCCGCCCTGCCGGGTGGTGAAGAACGGTTCCAGCGCCCGTTCACGCTCGGTCTCGTCCATGCCCCGGCCGTTGTCGGCCACGGTCAGGCGCGTAAGCGGGCCTTCCCGCGTGGCCAGGATGCGCACCGTGCCGCCGTGTTCGGGCAGCGCGGCCAGGGCGTTCAGCACCAGATTCAGGAGCACCTGGGAAAGGCCGTCGGCATCGGCCAGCACGGCCGCGTCCTCGACTTCGACGTTGATTTCCGCCCCGTGCTCCTCGGCGTCCAGTGCCAGGAGCCTGGCCACGTTCTCGGCAGCCGCGCGCACCGGCACGGCCGAAAGGCTCTTCGCCCTGGGCCGGGCCAAAAAGAGCAGGTCGGTGATGACCTTGTTCAGGCGGTCGGCCTCGCGCACCATGGTCGCGGCGTAGTCCTCGTCGGGCTTTTGTCCGGAGAGTTTTTTGGCGAAGAACTGGGCGAAGCCGCGCAGCGAGGAGAGCGGATTTCTGACCTCGTGCGCCACGGCCGCCGCCATGCGGCCCACGGCGGCCAGCTTCTCGGCGGACTTCAGCCGCTCCTCCAGGGCCGATTCGGCGGTGCGGTCGCGCAAGAGCATGATGCGCCCCCGGCCCTCACCCGGTTCGCCCAAGGCGCGTGCGATGATCTCCAGACGGTGGCCGCCTGCCATGGCCGTGCGCGCCGCCTCGTCGGACGCGGCCGCCTCGGGCAGGACGTCGCGCACGTCGCGGCCGATGAGTTCCTCGGCCGGACGGCCCAAAAGGGCGAGCGCGCTTTGGTTGGCGGCGTCCACGCGGCCCTCGCCGTCCAGGGTCAGGAGGCCGTCGGGCATGGTGTCCAAGAGGCGGGAGTTGAAGCGTTCCAGCCGCGCCAGGCGTTGGCCCGTCTCGCGCCGCCGCGCGTAGGCGCTGGCCAGGAATAGGAACAGGCTCGACGCCAGAAGGATGAAGCCGGTCTGGTACATGGCCGCGCGCGTCTCCTCGGCGGAGATGCGCAGGTATTCCTCGGCCCCAAGGCCGAGGGCGAAATGGACGGTTTCCGCTTCGGCGGGTGTGCAGCCCAGCGCCGGATCGATGGAGCACAGTTGCGAAAGCGGTCGCGCGGCGCGTTCGAGCGAAAGAAAGACGCGACGCTCGCCCATGGGGACGAAACCGTGCCAGGGCTGGCCAGCGGCCATGGCCGCAAGGGCTTCGCGGGGGATTTTGGGCGGTCCGCCCATGTCCTGCTCGCCGAAGGCGACGAGCGGCCGACCGTCCGCCGTGACCAGGCCAAGCCAGCGCACGTCGCTGCCTTGCACGGTCTCGCGGAAGAATTCGTCGGCCAGGGGGCCAAGTCCCAAAAAGCTTTTGTCGGGCGGGGGTTCGCGCTGGCCGAGCCTTGGGCCGCGCTCGTCATGGCGTTCCGGGCCGGGGTGCGGCATGGCCGGGCGCAGGCGTCGCATCAGGTGCACCTGCACCCCGCGCGAGACGACCCCGGCGGTCAGGGTCAGGTGGCGGTCGAGAAGCTCCTGCTGGCGGCGGACGCCGTCCCAGGCCATGAAGATGAGACTGGCCGCAACGACGAGCATGGCCGCGACGGCCATGACGCCCGCGGCTCCGCTTCCTTTATTTTCGGCCTGGATATCCATGGGGGCAAGTTTGTAGCCCGCTTCGGGGGCTTTTGGCTAGAGCGCTTGCGCCCCCCGAGGGGGCCGGGTCCGGCGGAGGCGTCGCCGGACCCGGCAGGGGCGTGTGTGTGAGGCATCAGGGGATCAGGAAGGCAAGGTGAGATTTGGTTGGTTAGCCGCGTCCGCCAGGGCCGCCGGGGCCGCCGCGCTTGCCGAAGGTCGGGCCGTCGCAGTCGCATCCGCCGCCGCGTCCGCCGCGCTTGCCGCCGCGTCCGCCGAAGGCCGGGGCGTCGATGCCGGCGTCTTCGAGCTTCTTGGTCAGAACTTCACGTTCGGCAAAAGCCTTGGCGCGCAGGTCCTTCATTTCGGCGACCAGGGTCTGGATGCGCTTGGGGTCGTTGCCCTGCAGGGCGTCGAGTTCGGTCTGCCTGGCCCACATTTCCTGGCGCAGTTCGAACATCTTCTTCTGATGCTCGTCCATGATGGTTTCGAAGGCCTGCTGCTGCTCGGGCGTCATGACTACCGGACCGCCGCCGAAGCCGGGGCATCCGCCGTAGCCGGGGCCGCGCGCGAAGGCGTTGGTGGCCAGAAGGCCCGCCAGCATGGCGGTTACGGCCAGGATGGTAAGAGTGCGTTTCATGTCGATCCTCCTCATGACGCTGGTGGTGATGTGTGTGGCGTCGTTCATGCCTGCCCTTTAGCGAGACCCGTGCCAAACGTGAAAAAGTATTTAAATCAAAGTGTTGAGTGGAGATGGCGGTACGACGTCCGGGCGTAGTTGTGCAACATGTTGCACTAGGTATGTGTATGTATTTGCACAAGGTGCATGCACAGCCCCGTCGCGTTGACAACGCCCGGTCGAGGGGCTACCCACTGCCGACCGGAACGGAGGTGCGCCATGCGCGAGAAGGTTGAAGCCGCCCTGGAGAAGATCAGGCCGCATCTGCGGCGCGACGGCGGCGACGTGGAGCTTGTCGAGATCACGGCCGAGGGAGTGGTGCGCGTGCGCCTGACCGGCGCGTGCAAGGGTTGCCCCATGTCGCGGCTCACGCTTCGCAACGGCGTCGAGAAGGTCGTGCTCAAGGAAGTACCCGAAGTCGTGGCCGTTGAAGCCGTGCAAGACGACGCGCCGACCGCGTCTACGAGTTGCTGCCCGTCCGCGTAGCGGTCGAGCGGACGCCCGCGCCGAACCGTCACCCATCATCATCGAATTTTTGAGGATACCCATGAGCGAGATCGTCACCCGTTTCGCCCCGAGCCCCACGGGCTACCTGCACGTAGGCGGCGCGCGCACGGCCATTTTCTCCTGGCTTCTGGCCCGCAGCCAGGGCGGCAAATTTCTTCTGCGCATCGAGGACACCGACCGCGAGCGCTCCACGCCCGAGGCCACGCGGGCCATTCTGGACGGCATGGCCTGGCTTGGCCTTGAGCACGACGGCGAGCTCGTCTACCAGTCCGAGCGCGGCCACATCCACAACGCGGCCGTGGATGCCATGCTCGAAGCGGGCACGGCCTACTGGTGCGAGTGTACGCCCGAAGAGGTCGAGGCCATGCGCGAGAAGGCCCGCGCCGAGGGCAGGAAGCCCAAGTACGACGGCCGCTGCCGCGAGCGCGGGCTCGGCCCCGGACCGGGCCGCGTGG from Alkalidesulfovibrio alkalitolerans DSM 16529 carries:
- a CDS encoding Spy/CpxP family protein refolding chaperone is translated as MKRTLTILAVTAMLAGLLATNAFARGPGYGGCPGFGGGPVVMTPEQQQAFETIMDEHQKKMFELRQEMWARQTELDALQGNDPKRIQTLVAEMKDLRAKAFAEREVLTKKLEDAGIDAPAFGGRGGKRGGRGGGCDCDGPTFGKRGGPGGPGGRG
- a CDS encoding two-component system sensor histidine kinase NtrB, with the protein product MAVAAMLVVAASLIFMAWDGVRRQQELLDRHLTLTAGVVSRGVQVHLMRRLRPAMPHPGPERHDERGPRLGQREPPPDKSFLGLGPLADEFFRETVQGSDVRWLGLVTADGRPLVAFGEQDMGGPPKIPREALAAMAAGQPWHGFVPMGERRVFLSLERAARPLSQLCSIDPALGCTPAEAETVHFALGLGAEEYLRISAEETRAAMYQTGFILLASSLFLFLASAYARRRETGQRLARLERFNSRLLDTMPDGLLTLDGEGRVDAANQSALALLGRPAEELIGRDVRDVLPEAAASDEAARTAMAGGHRLEIIARALGEPGEGRGRIMLLRDRTAESALEERLKSAEKLAAVGRMAAAVAHEVRNPLSSLRGFAQFFAKKLSGQKPDEDYAATMVREADRLNKVITDLLFLARPRAKSLSAVPVRAAAENVARLLALDAEEHGAEINVEVEDAAVLADADGLSQVLLNLVLNALAALPEHGGTVRILATREGPLTRLTVADNGRGMDETERERALEPFFTTRQGGTGLGLSIVQGIVESWGGRLEIESAPDEGTRAHIILNAAAEGSENHG
- a CDS encoding NifU family protein, with the translated sequence MREKVEAALEKIRPHLRRDGGDVELVEITAEGVVRVRLTGACKGCPMSRLTLRNGVEKVVLKEVPEVVAVEAVQDDAPTASTSCCPSA